One Mycteria americana isolate JAX WOST 10 ecotype Jacksonville Zoo and Gardens chromosome 7, USCA_MyAme_1.0, whole genome shotgun sequence genomic window, cttattagaTCTTATCAGATAACCACCTGTACCTAGATTACTACATTCTAAAATGAGGTACCTATCTAGTTAGCCTTTAAGTAGATGATTTTCTAATAGGCGGCATCTCAGTTTATCTGCATGCTTCATTTTTACAGCCTTATATTTATGTTTCATAGTTTGGTGACCCGTTGGGAGATTCAGCTTCTTCTGTAATAACACACTGAATGGGGAATTGTGGAGGAGCATTATGGCCTGTAGCCACTTATTACATAAGATGTCAAATTTCAAAAGCCAGACTTAGCCCCGATGTAGTTCTGTCAGCTTCAGTGATTTGCACCAGGACTGTTTGGTTTTGAACATGAATGTACAAAGAAAAGCTGTGGTTTCCAGTCTCTGGCAAACAGTAAATGATGTGGATCATATATTACAtctataatataatacaatacatATAAATTTGTCAATAGGTAGTATTTGAAAAGTGAAGCGGTTAAACCCttaacaccccccccctccccccattcACGTtaagtgagggtttttttgtacacAGCTATCGGAAAGTAACGTTGGAAAGTCGCCGTTTCTCATCAAGATCacttattttataaatatcaGGTTTCGTATACCGATGCTTCCTCTAATCATAAATGGTTACGGCTAACTCGAAATCAGAATTAAGCAGGACCACCCAGCGAGAGCAGCGCAACATTCCTCGCTTGCCCGATGCCCGTGGCTGGACACGCTACGGAGCGTCCCGGCAACAGAGAGAGGCTCCTGACGCGCTACAGCAGAGGTCCGGACCCGAAGGCGGCAGAGCCGGCCCCTCTTCGAGGCGCCCCAGCCGCGCCCAGGCAGCCCACCGCCGGCCGGGGCCTGGCGCAGCGCAGCCCGGCGCGGGGTCCGGTCCCGGCGGCTTTTCCCCGCAcggccgccagcccccgccggcACCGGCGGCTGCACGGAGCTCCTGCCGGCAGCCCGGGTCACGTGTGCGGGCCGTAATCCCGGAGAGGGGGTGTCGTTACCGGGGGaagggggcggcgggaggaggggctGCCGCCGATGAGGGCTGAAGCCGGGTGCGCGGCCGGCTGCGGGCGCCGGAGCCGCGGGCGCCGCTGCGGGCgaggcgggggctgcggccgcggccaTGGCCTGGCCCTGCATCAGCCGGGTGTGCTGCCTGGCCCGCTTCTGGAGCCAGCTGGACAAGTCCGACCTCTCCGTGCCGCTCACCATCCACAACTACTCGGACATCGAGGAGCAGGAGGACGGGCCGCCCCAGCGCGgcgggccccccccccggggcagcgcccgcccgcccgccccggccccccgcccgcgggaccccgccgccgccgccgggaagCCGGGCGGCCGCAGGAAGGGCCGGGCGGTCGCCGCCGGAGAGCCCTTCGCGGCGGAGACCCAGTACCGGCGGGACTTCAGAGCGTGGCCCCTCCCGAGGAGGGACGCCTTCCCCTGGGTCAGCGCCAGCAGCGGCGGGAGGGACGGggccgccccccagcccgccccgggccgcgccgcctgcgccctgcccggcggcggagggaggcCGGCGGCGGACGGCTGCGGCGGCCCCGAGCAGCTCCGGCCGCGCTCGCAGGCGGACGGCGGCCACACCACCTCCTACAGGTAACCAGgcccgggcggccgccccgctccccgccccgagccccggggggCGCTCCCTGCCGCGGGCGAGGGATGCTCCTCCGCAGCGCGGGGCGGGGATGCCGGCAAGCgaccgcggcggggcggggggggggagctgtaaccaaggggaagaggggggacggggctgccgcCGCGCCAGCGGGCTCAACCCGTCGCCAAAGCCGCGTTTGCTTTTGGAAGTGCGGTCCTTACAAGCGTCGCTTGTTCCCCAGGCGGGTGCCTGGCCCCGGCCCGGCGAGCCGTCTGCCttggcagcagagcctgcctcgGGTACGCACCGCGGCCGCCACAGCCGCCAGCTGGGCCGCCCTGCGTTTCCGAGCTCCTGCCGcggttgagagagagagataaggGAGTAAGCCGGGGTGGGATCCATGATGCCGTCCCTAGCGCAGCAGTGCTTTACCTACCCACTGCTGGGAGACACAGGACCTCCGACAGCTGGAGCTGCCCAGGACCCGTCCCTACTCAACGGTCACGCTGAGCTGCGCTCCCCGAATCTGTCAGTGCCATcatctttttccctttaaaactcCT contains:
- the MAP6D1 gene encoding MAP6 domain-containing protein 1 isoform X3, coding for MAWPCISRVCCLARFWSQLDKSDLSVPLTIHNYSDIEEQEDGPPQRGGPPPRGSARPPAPAPRPRDPAAAAGKPGGRRKGRAVAAGEPFAAETQYRRDFRAWPLPRRDAFPWVSASSGGRDGAAPQPAPGRAACALPGGGGRPAADGCGGPEQLRPRSQADGGHTTSYRQEYRPWTGAKPSKPIKTKQGFIIPEDHFVQETSYKADFKAPSRILNV
- the MAP6D1 gene encoding MAP6 domain-containing protein 1 isoform X2, translating into MAWPCISRVCCLARFWSQLDKSDLSVPLTIHNYSDIEEQEDGPPQRGGPPPRGSARPPAPAPRPRDPAAAAGKPGGRRKGRAVAAGEPFAAETQYRRDFRAWPLPRRDAFPWVSASSGGRDGAAPQPAPGRAACALPGGGGRPAADGCGGPEQLRPRSQADGGHTTSYRPQDPYLCIEPSLSGYAQLHYFLAAGTCPASCRLHPPTGEEAAGETGGPDQPW
- the MAP6D1 gene encoding MAP6 domain-containing protein 1 isoform X1, which translates into the protein MAWPCISRVCCLARFWSQLDKSDLSVPLTIHNYSDIEEQEDGPPQRGGPPPRGSARPPAPAPRPRDPAAAAGKPGGRRKGRAVAAGEPFAAETQYRRDFRAWPLPRRDAFPWVSASSGGRDGAAPQPAPGRAACALPGGGGRPAADGCGGPEQLRPRSQADGGHTTSYRQEYRPWTGAKPSKPIKTKQGFIIPEDHFVQETSYKADFKIPEVKTRFSPNPSAVFQAPSRILNV